In Paenibacillus xylanilyticus, the genomic window CTAATGCCTTGCAGCCCTATAAGCTCCTTGCGTTCTGTAGCCGAAGAATATCCACGATCAGAAGACAAGCTGTCGCTCAGAATGAATCGATTCCATATTCCCCTGTCCTTAAAGAGAATCACCACGATAGCTATGACTACCAGCGCTGCCCCGAAGGCTATACCCAGCGAAACAAAAGCATCACTTGTATCGTAAGCAGCACGCACAACACCGGCAACAAGTGCAATGGATCCTAATATGCCCAGGATACCAAAGCTTGGAATGAACATCTCCAAAATCATCATGATGAGTCCAACCGTAAACAGCACCCATGTCTCTGCTCCTGCAAATCCAGCAATGTAGTTCCCTGAGAAATAAAGGACAAAACACACGATCCCTACAATACCAGGCACTCCGAATCCAGGCACAATCAGTTCAATGATTACACCTGCAATTCCCAGGAACAAAAGTATAGTCATCACCACAGGATTCGTCAGAAAAGAAGATATATTTTCTGCTGCAGTTCTCTCCACAGTAAATACATCGTCCTGACCATAACCCAGCCATGCTGCTGCCTCTTCCGGGGTTGAGCTGATGTGGTCCGCATATCCCACTTTCAGCGCCTCCTCGGCTGATAAGGCAATAATTTCTCCCTTTTGCTTCGTTTTGTTAATCTCCGGCATTTCCACAACCATGTTGACATCTGTCATTCCGGCTGCAATATTGCCATCACGGCCGCCTTGTTCCGCTGCTCCCTGCATTTTGCTCTTCCAGAATGCAACCAGCTTCGGATCATCGACATGCTTACCCGTACTGTCCACCATCGCTGCCGCACCAATCATGCTGCCTGGCGACATTACGATCTTATCTGCATTCAAGGCCAGAAAACTTCCAGCCGAAGCAGCATCTCCGCGGACAAAAGCAACGGTCTGAACAGGGCTTTCCTTAATCAGGGTACCCAGCTCTTCCGCCGTATCGACCCGTCCTCCCGGTGTATTGATATCGAGAACAATCAGGCCAGCATTCATTGATTCAGCTTCCTTGAAGCCGCGCTCCATAAACTTGCCTAACCCCTGCTCGATTGGTTTATCAACCGGAATAATATATACGGCGCCGCTCTTTTCAGCTGCATGTGCAGACGGCAATCCAACCCACAGAGGAAGCAGCAGCGTCAGCAGCATCATGAGCAACAATGGCCCCGCAAGCCTCTTCCGGCGCTTTCCCTTCACAATAATCCCCCCTTTTCCATTATTGTTATACTGTCCAGCTTATGGTATTTATTACGTACAATGCAACATTTCGTTTCAAAATCTTAAAATTATATTTGAAAGCCAGAGGAATTGCAAGAAATTAAATCTAATTTTATGTATAAGAACCATTTTAAAGTAATTTTTTGTCTGTTTTGAAAATTGTATTGTTTCTTTGTCCTGTACATCGAATTCTCTCCCATGCTAAATCCAAGGAAGTCTGAAGTGTAAATTCAGCAACATGCAAACAGGAAAAAACACCCCCTGACAAGTCAGGAGGTGTTCATTGATTGCTTTATTGCAGAAATTGTTGAACTGCTTGATTAACCAGTTTGCCGTCCGCTTTGCCTTTAACTTTCGGCATAAGGGCCGCCATGACTTTCCCCATCTCGGCTTTCGAAGAAGCACCGGTTTCCTGGATGGTCTGCTGTACAATAACTTTAATTTCTTCTTCGGTAAGCTGTGCGGGAAGGTACTGACCAATTATATCAATTTCCGCTTTTGCATTTGCCGCGAGTTCTTCACGGCCCGCTTTGTCAAATTCTTGGAGGGCATCTTTGCGCTGTTTGATTTCACGACTCAGGATATCAAGCACTTCGTTGTCATCCAAAGTTCTTTTCAAATCTATTTCAAGATTCTTGATCGTCGAACGAATCAACCGAATGGTGGAGAGCTTGAACTTGTCCTTGCTCTTCATCGCTTGCTTCATATCTTCGTTCAATCGTTCGCTAAGATTCATGTTGTTCAAATCCTCCTAAAACTTTCTCTTACGAGCAGCCTCGGACTTTTTCTTGCGCTTTACGCTTGGCTTCTCATAATGCTTACGTTTCTTCACCTCAGCCAAGACGCCATCTTTAGCGATGGAACGTTTAAAGCGACGAAGTGCAGCATCAATAGTCTCGTTTTTGCGAACTTTAGTTTCAGACACCAGTTTTCCCTCCCTCCGACCAGACCGTCCAAGAGCAATAACACGGTTCATCACCTTTCATTATAGGCGAAAGGTAATAAAGGTGTCAACCTTAACGTAATGATCACTTTATTTATGCGAATCACAGTGCTTCTTTTTTCACCACCCAAGAGGAGATGTAGAGCACAGGATCCATTATGATTTGTGTGAATCCGATAGGCTTGTCAGCGCACCGAGTCTGGTGCCTCCAAGCAGATGATAGTGCAGGTGATGGACGGTTTGTTCCCCATCTTTGCCGCAGTTATTAATCAAACGATAACCGGACTCATCAACCCCAAGGCGTTTCGCTGCTTCCTGTGCTGCCAGATGAACCTCACCAATCAGTGCTATATCATCTGCTGTCACATCATTCATGGAAGCAATATGTTTTTTCGGAATAACGAGGACATGTGTCGGTGCAGCGGGCTGGATGTCGTGAAAGACAACCACATGTTCATTCTCCAAAACTTTATTGGAGGGAATGCTGCCCTCTACAATTTTGCAAAACAAGCAATCCATTGTTCATACCCTCCTTTGATTTGAAGATTTATGTATGCCTCTCTATCATACCGTAAGTGAAAAGTGACGTCCAATCTCACATGAAAAATAGTTACACTCATTAAGCTAGCCCACGCTAGCATGCCATTAAACACCCCGTACAATTCTCATTCTCACTTCGTTGATGAATAGCATAAAAAAGACCTTTCTACATCCAGGTAGGCAGCAGCATGTTGCCAGGATGAGAAGGGTCCTTATGATTGTTTAAAATCCTAATCCGACTTCAGTCCTTCATTAATAGTATGGCAGCAGTGTTAATGCAGTCAGCCCGATCAATGGAAGCACCAGTCTGTTAAAACGTCTGCGACCGTAACCATAGTATGGATAAGGATAGGGATATGGATACGGGTAACCGTAACCCGGATAAAATCCACGAGCATGAGATGCAGGATAACCTGCTCCCGGCATCGCGTTTGGTCCCCAATTTGCATGATGCGCAGCTTCAGGACCGACAGGCACTGCCAAATAAATCATGTCGTCATCCACATTTTCCATAATACCGTCATAATGACTTCCATCCTTCATCTGTACACATACATAACGATGAATGTGTTCCTTACAGATCTTCTTCGCTTCCAACTTCTCCACTTCGGTACGCCTCCCTTATCGTGCTTCATCACCCTTTCATGGTATTCAGATCTGGGCGAATTGACACTAAAGGAACAGAGCAAAAAAAGAAGCACCCCATGAGCGGATTTCGAATGAAATCAGCTGCCGCGGACGTCTGAGCGGGAAGCTTCCTGATCAAACGTCCGCCGGGGTACTTTACATAAGGTATGTCGGCTTGACTGTAGTATAACAGCTGGTTGAACCTGTATCTGTGAGGTAACTCACTCCAATTCACAAGGTTCAACTTAAATATCGTCTTGTTTTGCAGTGGAAGCAGTCAATGCTCTATTCTCCTGCTGTTAAAGTCAGATAGCTTTATTAGCTTTCGGAGCAGGCAAACAAAATCTGTCTATCAAAGACTCTCCAATACTACCCGGGAACCACCTCCTGCTTCGCTCGCAGGAATAACAACCAGTTTGCGCGGCAGACGAGCCCGCAGTTCCGGTACGTGGCTGATGACCCCGACAGCCAAACGGTCATCATGCAATTTCTCCAGTGATGTAATGACCGTGTCCAGCAGATCCGGGTCCAATGTTCCAAACCCTTCATCCAGGAAGAAGAATTGAAGCGGGTACTGGCCGCGCAGCTGAATCTGTGCGGACAAGGC contains:
- a CDS encoding GatB/YqeY domain-containing protein yields the protein MNLSERLNEDMKQAMKSKDKFKLSTIRLIRSTIKNLEIDLKRTLDDNEVLDILSREIKQRKDALQEFDKAGREELAANAKAEIDIIGQYLPAQLTEEEIKVIVQQTIQETGASSKAEMGKVMAALMPKVKGKADGKLVNQAVQQFLQ
- the rpsU gene encoding 30S ribosomal protein S21, encoding MSETKVRKNETIDAALRRFKRSIAKDGVLAEVKKRKHYEKPSVKRKKKSEAARKRKF
- a CDS encoding NfeD family protein, with the protein product MMLLTLLLPLWVGLPSAHAAEKSGAVYIIPVDKPIEQGLGKFMERGFKEAESMNAGLIVLDINTPGGRVDTAEELGTLIKESPVQTVAFVRGDAASAGSFLALNADKIVMSPGSMIGAAAMVDSTGKHVDDPKLVAFWKSKMQGAAEQGGRDGNIAAGMTDVNMVVEMPEINKTKQKGEIIALSAEEALKVGYADHISSTPEEAAAWLGYGQDDVFTVERTAAENISSFLTNPVVMTILLFLGIAGVIIELIVPGFGVPGIVGIVCFVLYFSGNYIAGFAGAETWVLFTVGLIMMILEMFIPSFGILGILGSIALVAGVVRAAYDTSDAFVSLGIAFGAALVVIAIVVILFKDRGIWNRFILSDSLSSDRGYSSATERKELIGLQGISLTPLRPSGTAMFDGERIDVVTDGDFIPIDTPIIVVKAEGTRIVVQQALPV
- a CDS encoding histidine triad nucleotide-binding protein is translated as MDCLFCKIVEGSIPSNKVLENEHVVVFHDIQPAAPTHVLVIPKKHIASMNDVTADDIALIGEVHLAAQEAAKRLGVDESGYRLINNCGKDGEQTVHHLHYHLLGGTRLGALTSLSDSHKS